The window CAAGCTGTTCTAGGAATCCCGAGCGTGATCGCCGGTGCGCAAGGGATTCGCGCGACCGGCCAGCGCCAGACCGGGTGATGTGGGGGCCGGCGAGAGCCGGCCCCCGATCCCCCTCGCCGGACCGAAGCCGCGTCCGGACCTTTCGCCAACCCGAGAATCCCAAGCGGGCCCCATGTCCATGTTCTCGAATGCTCGTCGCTCTTACGACATCGGCGCCAAGGTCACGGAATCCTCGCGTGACCTGGAGGCGAACGCGCTGTTCAAGGCGGCGCGGATGCTCGACGACGTGCGCCAGGACTGGAACGCCCCGGACCGTCCCGAGAAACTGGACGCGGCGCTGACCTACACGCAGAAGCTCTGGACCTTCTTCCAGACCGAGCTGACCAACAAGGCCAACCCCCTTCCCCCAGAGCTCCGCTCCTGGCTGCTGTCGCTCAGCGTGTTCCTCGACCGCCGCGTGCTGGAGCTGCGCACCGAGCCCGACGCGAAGGGCCTGGACGCGCTGATCAAGATCAATCGCGAGATCGCCCTGGGGCTGTCCGCCCGGCCCGGCGACGCGGCCCCCGAGGCCGAAGCGGCCTGACTGCCGCTTGTGAGGCGAACATTGTTGATGGCCTGGCGAAGCCCGCTAAGTCCTTGAAATCCGTCGCCGAAGTCGCCGGTCTCCCTTCGAAATCGCCCGATCAACATTCTTCGCCGCACAACCGGGGACTCAAGTTCGGGCCCGGGCTGCCGAGAATGCAAATTGAAAGCATCAGCTCCGGCGACCCCGCCCGGGTATCGCCCGGTAACCCTCACTCTTAGGCGAGGACCACATGGCCATCCAGCCCACTGGATCCGGACGACCGTCGTGGAGCAACCGAGTCTCCCAAGGCTCGGCTTCCGACAGCGCTCGCCGTGGCGGGCCCGCGGATTCCTCGACCAGCAGCGACGCGGCCGATCGTGTCGAGATCTCTTCGACCGCCCGCGACATCTCGGGCGCCTCGAATACCGAGCCGGTTCCCGCGAACGAGCTGACGCCCGAGCGGCTGAACGACGTGCTCGGCAAGCTCAAGCGCGGTTTCTACGAGCAGCCCGAGGTTCGCGACATGGTGGTCCGCCTCCTGTCGCGCGACCTCTAGAACGCGGAGGCGGCCGTGAAGTGCCTGGTGGTCGACCCCTCGCCCACCGTCCGCCGCGCCCTCGTTCATGCCGCGCAGGCGATCGAAGCGGCGCCGATCCTGGTCGCCGATCAGCCTCGCGAAGCGCTGCAGGGACTCGAAGAGCAGCTCGAGCTGGTGATGGTGGGCTGGTCGGCCGACGATGATCTCGGCCTCGAGCTGGTGCGCGCCGTGCGCGCCGACGCGCGCCACACCGGCGCCCGCATCGTGGTGATCTCCCCGCGCCGCACGCGCGAAGAGGTGGAACGGGCGTTGCAGGCCGGGGCGGATGACTTCGTGCTGCGCCCCTTCGAGCTCGAGGCGCTGGTCAAGCGCCTGCGGCGGCTCGCGCCTCCCGCCGAGGACGAGAAGAAGGAAGCGGCTTAGTACACCAGCCTGATCCGCGCGTTGACCGAGCGCCGATCGGGTCCGCCCACATTGTCGCGCGCGTCCGAGCCTTCGAGCGCGACGCTGGTCCCCGAAAACACTTCGCAATTGAGATTGGCCACCGCGAGCTGCCGGTCGGCCTCGGGCGTCAGAACCGTGCGCGTGCGATAGTCATGCTCGTAGCGCCCGGTGAGCAGCCAGCGCGGATGGCCGCCGAACGGCGCCAGGGCCTCGAGCAGGAAGTACTGATGGTGCTCGTGCACGCCGGCGGAAGGCCGGTCGTCGTAGCGATCGAACACGTAGCCCGGCATCACCGTCAGACGACTCAGTGAGAATGCGGCGCCGCTCATCAGCTTCAAGTGCTGCATCCAGGTGAGCGAGGGCAGCGTCGAATTCTGGCGATCGAACAGGAAGCTGGCCTGGACGACGCCCCGGTTCCCTCCGCGGCTGGCCCACAGGTAGGAATCGTTCATGCGCCTGAGCGCAAGCGGCGCGTCGCCGTCGGCATGCAGATCCTGCCGGCTGTCGATCCAGCCGAGCCCGCCGGACCAGCGCCCCGACCGGGCCTGAAGGCCGAGCCCCAGCGCGTCGAGATCCACCGGGGCGAGATAGGGATGAATGGTCGCCGACTGTCGATTGGAGAGCAGCGGCAAGGCCGCGTCGAACCGGCCGACGCGCGCGTTGAAACTGCGGCCGGCCCCGAGTGCCCCGAGCTGCGCGTAGCAGACATCGCGCTCGCGAAGCGACGGCGGCTGGCCGGCATTGGCCTGGATCCGCACGCTCGCCAGATCCCCGAAGCGCAGCTGTGCGTGCAGCTCGGCGGCTCGGTTCGAGATCA of the Candidatus Sulfotelmatobacter sp. genome contains:
- a CDS encoding response regulator, whose protein sequence is MKCLVVDPSPTVRRALVHAAQAIEAAPILVADQPREALQGLEEQLELVMVGWSADDDLGLELVRAVRADARHTGARIVVISPRRTREEVERALQAGADDFVLRPFELEALVKRLRRLAPPAEDEKKEAA
- the flaF gene encoding flagellar biosynthesis regulator FlaF, whose product is MSMFSNARRSYDIGAKVTESSRDLEANALFKAARMLDDVRQDWNAPDRPEKLDAALTYTQKLWTFFQTELTNKANPLPPELRSWLLSLSVFLDRRVLELRTEPDAKGLDALIKINREIALGLSARPGDAAPEAEAA